One Burkholderia sp. 9120 DNA window includes the following coding sequences:
- the bamB gene encoding outer membrane protein assembly factor BamB, with translation MNLLKRYAVPVACAMTVLTLAACSSTKDERRVPTPLTEFKPVLDVQQAWKASVGKAGRYLFSPVAVGNAVYAAGANGSVAKIDAQTGKDIWRVKLHDDLSAGVGSDGTLAAVGGLKGDVYVLGADGKQLWTAKAPGEIISPPLVGNGLVVVRTVDGQIVAFNAQTGEQKWNYRNRAVPLNLRVSSGMTFAGDAAVLAGFPGGSFAAINLQTGDNYWQTPVSYPKGVTEVERINDVTGPPTLVGSETCAVTFQGQIGCFDANSGRALWEKAFSSTSGLAQDDRAVVAADDWSVVSAFDVTSGAPLWKNDKLKNRELSVPYLLGRAAVLGDYQGYVHFLSRDDGTLVARVKTDGSPITAAPVLAGDTLVVLTHDGDLYGYRPR, from the coding sequence ATGAATCTGCTGAAACGTTACGCTGTGCCCGTTGCCTGTGCGATGACCGTGCTCACCCTGGCGGCTTGCTCATCCACGAAAGACGAACGCCGCGTGCCGACGCCGCTGACCGAGTTCAAACCCGTGCTCGACGTGCAGCAGGCCTGGAAGGCAAGCGTGGGCAAGGCGGGCCGTTACCTGTTCTCGCCGGTCGCGGTCGGCAACGCGGTGTACGCGGCGGGCGCAAACGGTTCGGTCGCGAAGATCGACGCGCAAACCGGCAAAGACATCTGGCGCGTCAAGTTGCACGACGACCTGTCGGCGGGCGTCGGTAGCGACGGTACGCTGGCTGCGGTCGGCGGTCTGAAGGGTGATGTCTACGTGCTCGGCGCGGACGGCAAGCAGCTGTGGACCGCTAAAGCGCCGGGCGAAATCATCTCGCCGCCGCTAGTCGGCAATGGCCTCGTCGTGGTGCGTACGGTCGACGGTCAGATCGTCGCGTTCAACGCGCAAACCGGCGAGCAGAAGTGGAACTATCGCAACCGCGCGGTGCCGCTCAATCTGCGGGTGTCGTCGGGTATGACGTTCGCGGGCGACGCGGCGGTGCTGGCCGGTTTCCCGGGCGGCTCATTCGCGGCGATCAATCTGCAAACCGGCGACAACTACTGGCAGACGCCGGTGTCGTATCCGAAGGGCGTGACGGAAGTGGAGCGCATCAACGACGTGACCGGTCCGCCCACGCTGGTCGGTTCGGAAACCTGCGCGGTGACGTTCCAGGGCCAGATTGGCTGTTTCGACGCGAACTCGGGCCGGGCGCTGTGGGAAAAAGCCTTCTCGAGCACGAGCGGTCTGGCGCAGGACGATCGCGCGGTCGTCGCGGCTGACGACTGGTCGGTCGTCTCGGCGTTCGACGTCACCAGCGGCGCGCCGCTGTGGAAGAACGACAAGCTGAAGAATCGCGAACTCAGCGTGCCGTACCTGCTGGGCCGCGCCGCTGTGCTGGGCGACTATCAGGGTTACGTGCACTTCCTGTCGCGCGACGACGGCACGCTCGTCGCCCGTGTGAAGACCGACGGCAGCCCGATCACCGCGGCGCCGGTGTTGGCCGGCGACACGCTGGTCGTGTTGACGCACGACGGCGATCTGTACGGCTACCGCCCGCGCTAA
- a CDS encoding tetratricopeptide repeat protein: MSYHDEQESIESLKAWWTQWGNATTWIVLVVLVAAAGWNGWNFWQRRQAAEAAVLYDQVQQAVASGDKAKVTRVATDMEDKFSGTAYAQMTALGAAKALYTAGDEAGAKAQLQWTIDHAKDDEFKQIARLHLASLLLDDKAYDQGLALLAEPQSDAFKGLVANGRGDLLAAQGKRDDARTAYKLALDTLSKTDSSARQLIQFKLDALGG; the protein is encoded by the coding sequence ATGAGTTACCACGACGAACAAGAATCGATAGAAAGTCTGAAGGCATGGTGGACGCAATGGGGCAATGCAACCACATGGATCGTGCTGGTGGTCCTGGTTGCGGCTGCCGGCTGGAACGGCTGGAATTTCTGGCAGCGGCGCCAGGCGGCGGAAGCTGCCGTGCTATATGACCAGGTTCAGCAAGCAGTGGCCTCGGGCGACAAGGCGAAGGTCACGCGCGTCGCCACCGACATGGAAGACAAGTTCAGCGGCACCGCATATGCGCAGATGACCGCGTTGGGCGCGGCCAAGGCGCTGTACACCGCGGGCGACGAAGCCGGTGCGAAGGCCCAGTTGCAATGGACCATCGATCACGCGAAAGACGACGAGTTCAAGCAGATCGCCAGGTTGCACCTTGCTTCGCTGCTGCTCGACGACAAGGCTTACGACCAGGGCCTGGCGCTGCTCGCCGAACCGCAGTCCGACGCCTTCAAGGGTCTCGTGGCGAATGGCCGTGGCGACCTGCTGGCCGCCCAGGGCAAGCGTGACGATGCACGCACGGCCTACAAGCTCGCGCTCGACACGCTGTCGAAAACCGATAGCTCGGCACGTCAGTTGATCCAGTTCAAGCTGGATGCACTGGGCGGCTGA